CACTCTTTTTGCCCTTTCTCTTTCTGCGAAAGAAGAACAGGACTTCCAGTACAATATCTAATTTTATAGTTTATATTATTGATAGGGAGACGGAAAACCGTGCACTAGCTTTCCGCCGGATGCGGACTTCTTATCCGAGAGAAGTTCAAAGATCATATTATTCTCTCCGCCACGGGTGGTCGCCGTGCTGTCGTTGGCAAGGCGCAAGGAATTATCGACCTTGAAACGAAGGTTGACACGGGTGATATTCTTCACTGTGCAGTCCTTTTCCACCTCTACACCGGGACAAATCAGCGTTGTGTAAAAGATGCCATACTTAAAAGATTGTTTCTACGAAAGGAAGGACATTCTCCCTTTCTGATGGTGAAACAAAGATACGGCAACACACCGGTAGCCTGACGGGTTACATCGGACTACGCAGGATTAAGAGGAAATAAAGGGAAATAAAAACAGGCATTGCTATCTTTGAATGCCCAAGATACAAAAATGGCAGCATGATTCCGAATCTCATGCCGCCATTCCTGTAAGTGCTTATCATCAGATATTTTCAATTTCTTCTACGGAAAGTCCGGAAGCCTGAGAGATAGTATCGGTGGGAACCCCTAATTTCTTAAGGTTACGGGCAATTTCCCTGCTCTTTTCCTTCATCCCTTTCTCCAGACCTTCTTCCATCCCTCTCTCCAGTCCTTTTCGCCAGCCTTTTTCTTCCGCAAACGAGATGGTAGCCAGTTGGTCACGAAACACTTTGATACTCTCATCGTATTTCATGCGTTCTTCTTTAGTCAGGGAAGCAATGTCCACAATCTTCTCCAACTTTTCGAAGACAGATTTTCGTGCCTTGAAAGGCATTCTTTTCAATGTGTCCATATTCTTCAATACATAAATCCAACGTTCAAAATCAGTTTCACATTCCGATTCCTCTTTGTGAAAAGAAGGAAGCTCGATAAAGATAAAACGTAACTTATCCGAAAATGTTTCATGCGTATCACGGTCGGCCAACACCACGTCCGTCCGAAGTTTGTGCGGAGCGTCTGCCAGACAGAAGTTCAGGAAAAACACGCCATACACCGCTTTCAAATCAAACTGCCAATGAGCGCCCCGCTCTCCTTGCCGGGCAACAGTATGCGATAAATAAAAAAGAGCCCGCTCCTTAAAATTCGTCTGCTGCTTGTTCTGCATCTCCACAATAAACTGCTCACCACTCTCTGTCGTACAATAAATATCGTAAATAACTCCACGGTCGCCCATGTATTCAGGAAGTAACTCCTTATCCAAAAAAGTGATATCCGTGATACTCTTCTCGTTTACAAGCAGGCCGTTCAAGAAATCAATCAGCAAGTCTTTTGTAATTTCCTGCCCGAATATCTTTTTAAAACCTACGTCCGTAAACGGATTGATAAATTTTCCCATTTTTCTTTGTTTTACGTTTGTATAGACCGAGATGTATCTGGTCTATACAAAGATACTATATTTTTCAAAGTGAGCGGTTTCTTTTCCTTTTTTTAACGTCCGCCCATTCCTTTTGAATCTTCCCTAATGTTTTCAAGTTCCCTCAAATGAGATTGACCCAAACTTGCACAACTCAGTAAAAATGCATAACTTTATAGCTAGTAAAAACAAACTCAACCACCCCATCAATGAAAGCAAAATCCGAAAACTTCCCGAACAGGAAGAAGAAAAAGTATTCCAATACCGCAGCTACGGAAAAGGCGAGCTTGCCGCATTATATCTCCCCTACATCAAGCAGCAGAGCGCAGTAGCCCGATTCAACGAATGGATAGACACTGCACCGGGACTGAAAGAGCGTCTGCTCGCCACCGGCATGAATCCCCGAAGCAGACGCTACACTCCCGCACAGGTACGGCTCATCGTAAAAGTGCTCGAAAAGCCTTAATCACTATTCAAACAGTTCTTTTTCCGGCAGCCAGCAGGTATTGTCGAAGATGGTATTCCGGGCACGCTGGTCGACAGGCACAGCAGGGTCATATGATTCCTCGTAGGGGAGATACCGCCCACTGACGGGGTCGTAGAAGAAAGTAGCCACACCGCCCGTTCCGAGATGCTTGAATTTCACCTTATCCACATACACACGGGTGATTCCGATTTCCTTGTCGCGCTCAACGACAATTCCGTAATCAGCCTTGTTGTAAAAATCTACGGAACCGTTGATGTCATACATTTCCACACGCGAGGTGACACCCGTCGCAGGATTTCGGTTCATTTTGCGCGGGTGGGCGGCGACTATCAACAGGCAATTATATTGAGTGGCAAATTCAGTGAATTCATTCAACAAGTTGGAGAGGTATTGCGTCTCCGACTGCCCCGGTTTGGGTTCGTGGTCGAAGCGGTTGAACGGGTCGAAGACGAAGATGCGGCAGCCGCGGCGGACAACGAGCTCGCGGGCTTTGGCTATCACACGTTCGGGAGTGGCGTTGCCTTTGAGGGAAATATGCGAGACGTTGTCCGCCAGAAACTCTTCGGAACGTGCTAAAATTCAACATAAAAATCTTTCGACCGCAAAGGTGTGTATTATTTTACATACCATATATCGCATATTTGCGATACATCGAATCTTATTTATCGGATATTTGCAACATTAACTTCTAATAAATATTTTTATAATGAAACAAAAACGCAATCAGACCCTTGATGAGATAAAAGAAAACGAGCTTGTAGACCGGATATACAACAATCAAATCCTATCAATAAAAAAATTGATTTATGCATCCAAATTGACAATCGCCGACCTGTGCGTACATCTTAATATAGACAGTGCCACGCTCCACCAATGGTATCAGGGCAAGCGCCCTACCCAAATAAATTTCCACACATACACGCACGCATCTTCTTCCACAAGTATATGACAAAACACAACATCCCTTATACGGAAGAAATTATCAAGCTGATAGAAGAAATAGAATCATTCTCCTTTATTTCATAATATTCTGACATGAATTTATACAAAAAAAAAGGAGCAAATTATCATATCTTTTCATACCTTTGTGGCAAAGCTCAGTTGATTAAGGTTCAGAAAAAAACATGAATGACAGTGAAGAGACAAACAGTACGGTGATAAAAGCACTTATTGTTTTCAGGGAAAACGGCGATACGGACAACCTGTTCGTCCCCATCTTGTGCGATGCTATCCGTATGAGCGGCATTGACGTGCGATGTTCCACAAAGAAATTTTGGGATTCGGATACAGCGTATGATATCATCCACTTCCAATGGCCCGAAGAGGTGGTGGGTTGGACTTGTGACAACCCCGATATCATCCGCCGACTGGAAGAACGGATTTGTTTCTTCCGCTCACGAGGGGCACACTTCATCTATACACGCCACAATGTACGCCCGCACTATGCCAATGAGATTATCAGCCGGGCGTATGACATCATCGAGTCGCAAAGCGATGTCGTGGTGCACATGGGGCAGTTCAGCCGCGATGAATTTGCCGCCAAATATCCCGGCAGCCGGAATGTCGTGATTCCGCACCATATCTACCAATATACCTATCAGGAGAATATCAGCGTAGAGCGTGCACGCCAGTATCTCAAGATTCCGCAGGAAGCGTTCATCGTCACCGCTTTCGG
This portion of the Bacteroides acidifaciens genome encodes:
- a CDS encoding DUF4248 domain-containing protein, translating into MHNFIASKNKLNHPINESKIRKLPEQEEEKVFQYRSYGKGELAALYLPYIKQQSAVARFNEWIDTAPGLKERLLATGMNPRSRRYTPAQVRLIVKVLEKP
- a CDS encoding Rpn family recombination-promoting nuclease/putative transposase, whose translation is MGKFINPFTDVGFKKIFGQEITKDLLIDFLNGLLVNEKSITDITFLDKELLPEYMGDRGVIYDIYCTTESGEQFIVEMQNKQQTNFKERALFYLSHTVARQGERGAHWQFDLKAVYGVFFLNFCLADAPHKLRTDVVLADRDTHETFSDKLRFIFIELPSFHKEESECETDFERWIYVLKNMDTLKRMPFKARKSVFEKLEKIVDIASLTKEERMKYDESIKVFRDQLATISFAEEKGWRKGLERGMEEGLEKGMKEKSREIARNLKKLGVPTDTISQASGLSVEEIENI